A genomic stretch from Ovis canadensis isolate MfBH-ARS-UI-01 breed Bighorn chromosome 5, ARS-UI_OviCan_v2, whole genome shotgun sequence includes:
- the LOC138441580 gene encoding olfactory receptor 6J1-like, whose translation MVTEFILLGFQNGKEVETLLFSAFLLMCMTSLIGNTMIILLVCVDYRLHSPMYFFVANLSFLEVAITSTVVPKMLANTFSLTKAISFVGCLTQSFFYFLLGSTEFFILAVMSFDRYVAICHPLRYAIIMNKQTCISLLLGSYVGAFLSILVSSILTAPLPFCGPNVINHFFCDSAPVLKLVCADISLAELADFVSSAVLLLGSLLLTGVSYTYIIITIFRIPSVQGRQKYFSTCVSHITVVTLYYGSSIFIYVRPQKGNVMDVNKFATVLNTIVTPMLNPFIYSLRNEKVKGSLRDGVNKYVIMLTNLRSLKSQK comes from the coding sequence ATGGTCACTGAGTTCATTCTTCTAGGATTTCAGAACGGGAAAGAAGTAGAAACTCTTCTCTTTTCTGCATTCCTGCTTATGTGCATGACATCTCTGATTGGCAACACCATGATTATCCTTTTGGTGTGTGTTGACTACCGTCTGCACTCACCCATGTATTTCTTTGTAGCCAATCTTTCTTTCCTTGAGGTTGCAATTACCTCCACGGTAGTGCCTAAGATGTTAGCCAACACATTTTCCCTCACCAAAGCAATATCCTTTGTGGGATGTCTTACACAGtctttcttctactttctctTGGGATCTACAGAATTCTTCATCTTGGCTGTTATGTCCTTTGATCGATATGTTGCCATCTGCCACCCACTGAGGTATGCCATCATCATGAACAAACAAACATGCATATCATTGCTTCTAGGATCTTATGTAGGTGCATTTTTGTCAATTTTGGTCTCATCAATATTAACTGCCCCTCTGCCCTTTTGTGGACCAAATGTAATTAATCACTTCTTCTGTGACAGTGCTCCTGTGCTAAAGTTGGTCTGTGCAGATATCTCTCTGGCTGAGCTGGCTGACTTTGTCTCCTCTGCTGTGTTGCTGTTGGGTTCCTTGCTCCTGACAGGAGTGTCttacacatatattattattactatctttAGAATTCCCTCTGTCCAGGGACGACAGAAATATTTCTCCACCTGTGTTTCTCATATCACAGTAGTAACACTTTACTATGGAAGCTCCATCTTCATCTATGTCCGCCCACAAAAGGGTAATGTGATGGATGTTAACAAATTTGCCACAGTGCTAAATACCATTGTGACACCAATGTTGAATCCTTTCATCTACAGTCTTCgaaatgagaaagtgaaaggTTCCCTGAGAGATGGTGTCAATAAATATGTGATTATGCTAACaaatttaagatctttaaaatctcaaaaatga